One genomic segment of Profundibacter amoris includes these proteins:
- a CDS encoding carboxymuconolactone decarboxylase family protein, with translation MTRQPLLDITPVTPETATASVAAILKSTQSKLGFIPNMYGYMGALPGVLEGYMAAYASFRNDAGFTPPEQETVFLSVSAVNGCTYCTAAHSMIADKLSKLPAADLAALREGTPLPDAKLNALATFTRSMVEKRGMPDKPEVDTFLAAGFTSQHVLGIVQAIACKTYSNFVNHLAATEVDAAFAGYKVAE, from the coding sequence ATGACACGCCAACCCCTGCTCGACATAACCCCTGTGACCCCCGAAACTGCCACTGCTTCTGTTGCGGCAATTCTAAAAAGTACCCAGTCAAAACTGGGGTTTATACCGAATATGTATGGCTATATGGGGGCGCTGCCCGGGGTGCTCGAGGGCTATATGGCCGCCTATGCCAGCTTTCGCAACGACGCCGGCTTCACCCCGCCTGAACAAGAAACCGTGTTCCTGAGTGTAAGTGCCGTGAACGGTTGCACCTATTGCACGGCGGCCCATTCGATGATTGCCGACAAATTGTCCAAACTCCCCGCCGCTGATCTGGCGGCGTTGCGCGAAGGCACCCCCCTGCCCGATGCCAAACTGAACGCGCTGGCCACATTCACCCGCAGCATGGTCGAAAAGCGCGGCATGCCGGACAAACCCGAAGTGGATACGTTCCTTGCCGCAGGGTTCACATCGCAGCATGTGCTGGGGATCGTGCAGGCGATTGCCTGCAAGACTTATTCGAATTTCGTGAACCACCTGGCGGCAACCGAGGTGGACGCGGCGTTTGCGGGTTACAAGGTTGCGGAATAA
- a CDS encoding acyl-CoA dehydrogenase family protein: MGTKIDRILEAAKAHCEDVIKPNVDGWNEKGVWPRAASAMAGAAGLTGLYAPEEWGGQGLPLGEGIRVYEELGKGDGAYAFALSMHNICTYATCGFGTEAFKEKWAKDLTSGRKLANFALTEPQSGSDAMTMYTRAKINGDGTWTINGSKAWVSLADEADVYLTVVKTSDEPGHKDMAMIAIPKDAEGVSFGPRYDTPSYEFLPLSEMYFKDVVVSEDNIILPIGQGLQGSLMAIDIARVSIASGCCGLMETALDTALAYAKNRKMFGGKNLDLDGIQWMLGDIATNLEVSRLLYREAANALGTDRGPLMAAHAKRFVPDAAVDAANTCTQVLGGSGLLKEYGLDRLSRLAQMLRIVDGTTEISRVVIGRALQKRAKGLPDIAVPKGYGE, from the coding sequence ATGGGCACGAAAATAGACAGGATACTGGAAGCGGCCAAAGCGCATTGCGAGGATGTGATCAAACCCAATGTGGACGGCTGGAACGAAAAGGGCGTCTGGCCCCGTGCGGCCTCGGCCATGGCAGGTGCTGCCGGTCTGACCGGTCTTTATGCACCCGAGGAATGGGGCGGGCAGGGACTGCCGCTGGGCGAGGGTATCCGCGTTTACGAGGAACTGGGCAAGGGTGATGGCGCCTATGCCTTTGCCTTGTCGATGCACAATATCTGCACCTATGCGACCTGCGGGTTCGGCACCGAGGCGTTCAAGGAAAAGTGGGCCAAAGACCTAACATCGGGTCGCAAACTGGCCAATTTTGCCCTGACCGAGCCGCAATCGGGATCGGACGCGATGACCATGTACACCCGCGCCAAAATTAACGGCGATGGCACATGGACGATCAACGGATCCAAAGCATGGGTTTCGCTGGCGGACGAGGCGGATGTCTATCTGACCGTGGTCAAAACCAGCGACGAGCCGGGCCACAAGGACATGGCGATGATCGCCATCCCGAAAGACGCCGAGGGAGTCAGCTTTGGACCGCGTTACGACACACCATCCTATGAATTCCTGCCGCTGTCGGAAATGTATTTCAAGGATGTGGTGGTGTCCGAGGACAACATCATCCTGCCGATCGGACAGGGGTTGCAAGGCTCGCTGATGGCAATTGATATCGCGCGGGTTTCGATTGCGTCGGGCTGTTGTGGGCTGATGGAAACCGCGCTGGACACTGCACTGGCCTATGCCAAGAACCGCAAGATGTTTGGTGGCAAGAACCTTGATCTGGACGGAATCCAGTGGATGCTGGGCGACATCGCCACCAATCTGGAAGTATCCCGCCTGCTGTATCGCGAGGCCGCCAATGCATTGGGAACCGACCGTGGCCCGCTGATGGCCGCGCACGCCAAACGCTTTGTACCGGATGCGGCGGTGGATGCCGCCAACACCTGCACGCAGGTGCTGGGTGGCTCGGGCCTGTTGAAGGAATACGGGTTGGACCGTCTGAGCCGTCTGGCGCAGATGTTGCGGATCGTTGACGGCACCACCGAAATCAGCCGCGTGGTGATCGGGCGCGCCTTGCAAAAACGGGCCAAAGGCTTGCCGGATATTGCGGTGCCCAAGGGGTATGGGGAATGA
- a CDS encoding nuclear transport factor 2 family protein codes for MTPDANKANAQAFYDLMFNKCQPRQAIEKYAGDVYIQHNPHVADGKDAFITYFEQMAQEYPGKSVHFKRAIAEGNYVVLHCHQIWPNSDDYAGIDIFRFDDAGKIVEHWDVLQIVPDTSKNDNGLF; via the coding sequence ATGACCCCCGATGCAAACAAAGCCAATGCCCAAGCCTTTTATGACCTAATGTTCAACAAGTGCCAGCCCCGCCAGGCGATCGAGAAATATGCAGGCGACGTGTATATCCAGCATAACCCCCATGTTGCCGACGGCAAAGACGCCTTCATCACCTATTTCGAGCAGATGGCGCAGGAGTATCCGGGCAAGAGCGTGCATTTCAAACGGGCGATTGCAGAAGGGAATTATGTCGTTCTGCATTGCCATCAGATTTGGCCAAACAGCGATGATTACGCGGGCATCGACATTTTCAGATTTGATGATGCGGGTAAAATCGTCGAGCACTGGGATGTGCTGCAAATCGTGCCGGATACGTCGAAAAACGATAACGGGCTTTTCTAG
- the acuI gene encoding acryloyl-CoA reductase yields the protein MTFNALIVEKNDEGKTSASVQQISEDQLPESDVTVAVEYSTVNYKDGLCIGPGGGLVRNYPHIPGIDFAGTVETSSDDRYKPGDKVVLTGWRVGEAHWGGYAQKARVRADWLVPLPEGLTTRQAMAVGTAGFTAMLAVMALQDHGLKPGHGPVLVTGAAGGVGSVATAILANLGHEVAAVTGRPEAADYLKSLGATQIVPREDINETTKHPLEAETWTGCVDAVGGDMLARVLGQMKYGASVAAVGLAGGAQLNATVIPFLLRGVNLLGIDSVMQPFDNRVKAWQRIAQDLPMDKLEAMIQPATLSDLPQLGRDILKGQVKGRVVVDVNA from the coding sequence ATGACATTCAACGCATTGATCGTCGAAAAGAACGACGAAGGCAAAACCAGCGCATCCGTGCAGCAGATTTCCGAAGACCAACTGCCCGAATCCGATGTCACCGTAGCGGTGGAATATTCCACCGTGAACTATAAGGACGGGCTATGCATCGGGCCCGGTGGCGGTTTGGTGCGCAACTATCCGCATATCCCGGGGATTGATTTTGCCGGCACCGTGGAAACCTCGTCGGACGACCGCTACAAACCGGGCGACAAAGTGGTGCTGACCGGCTGGCGCGTGGGCGAGGCCCATTGGGGCGGCTATGCGCAAAAGGCACGGGTGCGGGCCGACTGGCTTGTGCCACTGCCCGAGGGGCTGACCACACGCCAGGCCATGGCCGTGGGCACGGCGGGGTTCACCGCGATGCTGGCGGTGATGGCGCTGCAGGATCACGGGCTGAAACCCGGTCACGGTCCGGTGCTGGTGACAGGGGCTGCGGGGGGGGTCGGCTCGGTTGCCACCGCCATTCTGGCAAATCTTGGTCACGAGGTTGCAGCGGTAACAGGCCGTCCCGAGGCGGCCGATTACCTGAAATCCCTTGGCGCCACCCAAATCGTGCCGCGCGAGGACATCAACGAGACCACCAAACACCCGCTCGAGGCCGAAACGTGGACAGGCTGTGTCGATGCGGTTGGCGGCGACATGCTGGCGCGGGTGCTGGGGCAGATGAAATACGGGGCTTCGGTTGCCGCTGTGGGGCTGGCCGGCGGGGCGCAGTTGAACGCCACCGTCATTCCGTTCCTGCTGCGCGGGGTGAACCTGCTGGGCATTGATAGCGTGATGCAACCATTTGATAACCGCGTCAAAGCATGGCAACGGATCGCGCAGGATCTGCCGATGGACAAGCTGGAAGCGATGATCCAACCTGCGACGCTGAGCGATCTGCCGCAACTGGGCCGTGACATCCTGAAGGGGCAGGTCAAGGGGCGCGTTGTGGTGGATGTGAACGCCTGA
- a CDS encoding aminotransferase class V-fold PLP-dependent enzyme — protein MQKPLDTDFVRDQFPAFKEPSLQGQAFFENAGGSYTCKPVLDRLFRFYHSRKVQPYAPYEASRLGGAEMDEARQRLAAMMGVDTDELSFGPSTTQNTYVLAQAFRQYLTPGDAIIVTNQDHEANTGPWRRLAEEGFELREWQMDPETGHLDTADLEKLLDGKVKLVCFPHCSNVVGEINDVVAICKMVRENGAYSCVDGVSYAPHGFVNVDEIGADIYLFSAYKTYGPHQGIMVIRRALGMELPNQGHYFNAPCLYKRFTPAGPDHAQVAACAGMADYVDQLYAHHFDGAANAAGRAKAVHGLMRGAETELMQPLLDYLGQKNSARLLGPTQAKGRAPTIAVELEGNAEAVAAALAPLGIMAGGGDFYAVRALQAQGIDPEKGVLRLSFVHYTSKAEIDKLITALDQTL, from the coding sequence ATGCAAAAGCCGCTAGACACCGATTTTGTGCGGGACCAATTCCCTGCGTTCAAGGAGCCGTCATTGCAGGGGCAGGCGTTTTTCGAAAATGCCGGCGGTAGCTATACTTGCAAGCCGGTGCTGGACCGTCTGTTCCGGTTCTACCACAGCCGCAAGGTGCAACCCTATGCCCCCTACGAGGCATCGCGTCTGGGCGGGGCGGAAATGGACGAGGCGCGGCAGCGACTGGCGGCAATGATGGGGGTGGATACGGATGAATTATCCTTTGGCCCTTCGACCACGCAGAACACCTATGTTTTGGCACAGGCGTTCCGGCAGTATCTGACGCCGGGTGATGCGATCATCGTCACCAATCAGGATCACGAGGCCAACACCGGCCCGTGGCGGCGATTGGCCGAAGAGGGGTTCGAGCTGCGCGAATGGCAGATGGACCCTGAAACCGGCCATCTGGACACGGCGGATCTGGAAAAGCTGCTGGATGGCAAGGTCAAGCTGGTGTGTTTTCCGCATTGCTCGAACGTGGTGGGGGAAATCAATGATGTGGTCGCGATCTGCAAAATGGTGCGGGAAAACGGCGCCTATTCCTGTGTAGATGGGGTTAGCTATGCCCCGCATGGCTTTGTTAATGTTGATGAAATAGGCGCAGATATCTATCTGTTTTCGGCCTATAAAACCTATGGGCCGCATCAGGGCATCATGGTGATCCGCCGCGCCTTGGGAATGGAGCTGCCCAATCAGGGGCATTATTTCAACGCGCCTTGCCTTTATAAACGCTTTACCCCTGCGGGGCCAGATCATGCGCAGGTCGCCGCCTGTGCTGGCATGGCCGATTATGTCGACCAGCTTTATGCGCATCACTTTGACGGGGCGGCGAATGCGGCCGGACGGGCCAAAGCGGTGCACGGGCTGATGCGCGGTGCGGAAACCGAATTGATGCAGCCGCTGCTGGATTATCTGGGGCAAAAGAATTCCGCCCGCCTGTTGGGACCAACGCAGGCCAAGGGGCGCGCGCCAACGATTGCCGTTGAACTGGAGGGTAATGCCGAAGCCGTTGCCGCCGCACTGGCGCCGCTGGGAATTATGGCAGGCGGCGGTGATTTTTACGCCGTCAGGGCCTTGCAGGCGCAAGGGATTGACCCCGAAAAGGGTGTTTTGCGATTGAGCTTTGTGCATTACACATCCAAAGCGGAAATCGACAAGCTGATCACAGCGCTTGACCAGACGCTTTAG
- a CDS encoding NUDIX domain-containing protein: MENLFLYGPLAFVPLLETVVGHRLKSGLAVDATLTDYAVYRGKESAFQIIEPQTGTSVKGLLLSGLNAEEIARLDFYMGGFDNNLRPLQVETKNGPEMAQTYFPSQPHTYGAEWNLNDWQAEWGDLTVLAAKEAMEYFGQITADELARRFPAIRRRAASYLRGQADTLKPIAWSPRSRDDVLVKDSRMAYSNFYAMREYDIRFRQFDGQMSDVLDRASFIGFDVAIVLPYDPVLDRVLLVEQFRLGPYARGARYPWVLEPVAGHIDLGETPEQAARRETVEEAGLTLSELIPIAQTYPSPGASSEYYHIYLGICDLSGQGGTNRGEVEENEDIHSHILSFDELMQFVDSGEANILPLVFAANWLARNRDRLRSGA; this comes from the coding sequence ATGGAAAACCTGTTTCTTTACGGACCATTGGCGTTTGTTCCTTTGCTGGAAACGGTGGTTGGGCATAGGTTGAAATCCGGACTGGCGGTGGATGCAACCCTGACGGATTATGCCGTCTACCGGGGCAAAGAGTCCGCGTTTCAAATTATTGAACCCCAAACCGGCACCAGTGTAAAAGGGCTTTTGCTGTCTGGTCTGAATGCAGAAGAGATAGCACGGCTGGATTTTTATATGGGCGGGTTTGATAACAATCTACGCCCGCTACAGGTGGAAACAAAGAACGGTCCGGAAATGGCGCAAACCTATTTTCCATCACAGCCACATACCTATGGTGCTGAATGGAATTTGAACGATTGGCAGGCCGAATGGGGTGATCTGACAGTTCTGGCGGCCAAAGAGGCGATGGAATATTTCGGCCAGATCACTGCGGACGAACTGGCCCGCCGTTTTCCCGCGATCCGCCGCCGCGCCGCGTCATATCTGCGCGGGCAGGCAGATACGCTCAAACCTATCGCTTGGTCCCCGCGCAGCCGTGACGATGTTTTGGTCAAGGACAGCCGCATGGCCTATAGTAATTTCTATGCGATGCGGGAATACGACATCCGCTTCCGCCAGTTCGATGGCCAGATGAGCGATGTTCTGGATCGGGCCAGCTTTATCGGATTCGATGTAGCCATCGTGTTGCCCTATGACCCTGTTCTGGATCGGGTTTTGTTGGTGGAACAATTCCGCCTTGGCCCCTATGCCCGCGGCGCGCGATACCCGTGGGTGCTGGAACCTGTCGCTGGGCACATTGATTTGGGGGAAACTCCCGAGCAAGCCGCACGTCGCGAAACGGTTGAAGAGGCAGGGCTGACGTTAAGCGAGTTGATCCCGATTGCCCAAACCTATCCGTCCCCGGGCGCATCCAGCGAGTATTACCACATCTATCTGGGCATTTGCGATTTGTCGGGGCAGGGTGGCACCAACAGGGGCGAGGTTGAGGAAAACGAGGACATCCACAGCCATATCTTAAGCTTTGACGAATTGATGCAATTCGTGGATTCCGGCGAGGCCAACATCCTGCCGTTGGTATTTGCCGCCAACTGGCTTGCAAGAAACCGTGACCGGCTGCGCAGTGGCGCTTGA
- a CDS encoding cysteine synthase A: MDICENLEQSIGNTPLIRLNAASEATGCEILGKAEFMNPGQSVKDRAALYIIKDAIARGDLLPGGTIVEGTAGNTGIGLALVGASMGFKTVIVIPETQSREKMDMLRLAGAELVPVPAAPYRNPNNFVRYSGRLAEKLAQSEPNGAIWADQFDNVANRQSHVETTAPEIWQQTDGKVDGFICAVGSGGTLAGVAEGLRERSKDVKIGLADPEGAALFSYYTTGELASEGGSIAEGIGQIRITKNLEGLTVDMAYRIPDTEALPIIFDLVQHEGLVLGGSSGINIAGAIRMAREMGPGHTIVTMLCDYGTRYQSKLFNPEFLREKDLPVPEWLDRTPRDLPKVFQD; the protein is encoded by the coding sequence TTGGACATTTGCGAAAATCTGGAACAATCCATCGGCAACACCCCGTTGATCCGCCTGAATGCGGCGAGCGAGGCCACGGGCTGTGAAATTCTGGGCAAGGCCGAATTCATGAACCCCGGCCAGTCGGTCAAGGACCGTGCGGCGCTTTATATCATCAAGGACGCCATTGCGCGCGGCGATCTGTTGCCCGGCGGCACGATTGTCGAGGGCACGGCGGGCAATACCGGCATCGGGCTGGCGCTGGTCGGGGCCTCGATGGGGTTCAAAACCGTGATCGTGATCCCCGAAACCCAAAGCCGCGAAAAGATGGATATGCTGCGTCTGGCGGGGGCCGAACTGGTGCCCGTGCCCGCCGCCCCCTACCGCAACCCGAATAATTTTGTGCGCTATTCCGGTCGTTTGGCGGAAAAGCTGGCACAATCCGAGCCCAATGGCGCGATCTGGGCTGACCAGTTCGATAATGTGGCCAACCGGCAATCCCATGTGGAAACCACCGCGCCGGAAATCTGGCAGCAGACAGATGGCAAGGTGGACGGGTTTATCTGCGCTGTCGGCTCTGGCGGAACCTTGGCGGGTGTGGCCGAGGGGCTGCGTGAACGCTCCAAAGACGTGAAAATCGGTCTGGCCGATCCCGAGGGTGCGGCGCTGTTCAGTTATTACACCACGGGCGAGTTGGCCAGCGAAGGCGGCTCGATTGCCGAAGGGATCGGGCAGATCCGGATCACCAAAAACCTTGAGGGGCTGACGGTCGACATGGCCTATCGCATCCCCGATACCGAGGCCTTGCCGATCATCTTTGATCTGGTGCAACACGAAGGGCTGGTGCTGGGCGGCTCCAGCGGTATCAACATTGCCGGCGCCATCCGCATGGCGCGGGAAATGGGGCCGGGGCATACCATTGTCACCATGCTGTGCGATTACGGCACGCGCTATCAATCCAAACTGTTCAACCCCGAATTTTTACGCGAAAAGGATTTGCCGGTGCCTGAATGGCTGGACCGCACGCCCCGCGATTTACCAAAGGTGTTTCAAGACTGA
- a CDS encoding DinB family protein → MIKPAYVQMMARYSQWQNHSLYGAADTLDDSARRMDRGAFFGSIHDTLAHILWGDTLWMSRFDGWEPPTDKAGIVIADWEELKQSRMAADARFIDWGARISQSDLEGDFSWHSAVLQRDFTKPKTVCVAHIFNHQTHHRGQVHAMLTAAGAKPDDTDLPLIPDEYQA, encoded by the coding sequence ATGATAAAGCCCGCATATGTGCAAATGATGGCGCGCTATAGCCAATGGCAAAACCACAGCCTTTATGGCGCGGCTGATACATTGGATGATAGCGCGCGGCGCATGGATCGGGGTGCGTTTTTCGGCTCGATTCACGATACATTGGCCCATATCCTGTGGGGCGATACCCTATGGATGAGCCGCTTTGACGGGTGGGAGCCACCCACCGATAAAGCGGGTATCGTCATTGCCGATTGGGAGGAACTAAAGCAATCCCGCATGGCGGCGGATGCGCGTTTCATTGACTGGGGCGCGCGTATTTCTCAATCAGACCTTGAGGGCGATTTCTCGTGGCATTCCGCTGTCTTGCAGCGGGATTTCACCAAGCCAAAAACGGTTTGTGTGGCGCATATATTCAACCACCAGACCCACCATCGCGGGCAGGTTCACGCCATGCTAACCGCCGCCGGTGCCAAACCGGACGATACAGATTTGCCGTTAATCCCAGACGAATATCAGGCATAG
- a CDS encoding FadR/GntR family transcriptional regulator, with amino-acid sequence MKTELENSRELSVQIAEAIRDAIVSGTLIVDERLPSEAELSEKFNVSRPTVREALKRLAAQNLIRTQRGATGGAFVNRLRFEDAYGQQITTSTLLLSMNEVDFETACEARFTLERACAPLSAERRTGDHLATMRAEIHRQGQPGLSDEGFCASDVAFHRALVDGAGNPVLSYQLAGAIEAIEPLMNMITFSARSREQIVALHTRIADAIEAGEGGNADMALQELAAYTMHLARDVMARKNS; translated from the coding sequence ATGAAAACCGAACTGGAAAATTCCCGCGAACTGTCGGTGCAGATTGCCGAGGCGATCCGTGACGCGATTGTATCCGGCACCCTGATTGTGGATGAGCGCCTGCCCAGCGAGGCCGAGCTGAGCGAGAAATTCAACGTTTCCCGCCCCACTGTGCGCGAGGCGTTAAAAAGGCTGGCGGCGCAAAACCTGATCCGTACCCAGCGCGGGGCGACCGGCGGGGCCTTTGTGAACCGGCTGCGGTTCGAGGATGCCTATGGGCAGCAGATCACCACCTCGACCCTGCTCTTGTCAATGAACGAGGTAGATTTCGAAACCGCCTGCGAGGCACGGTTCACGCTGGAAAGGGCCTGCGCGCCGCTGTCGGCCGAACGGCGCACGGGCGATCATCTGGCCACCATGCGGGCGGAAATCCACCGGCAGGGGCAACCGGGCCTTTCGGACGAAGGGTTCTGCGCCAGTGATGTCGCCTTTCATCGGGCTTTGGTGGACGGGGCGGGCAATCCGGTGCTGTCCTACCAGTTGGCCGGTGCGATCGAGGCAATCGAACCCCTGATGAACATGATCACCTTTTCGGCCCGGTCGCGCGAACAGATCGTGGCGCTGCACACCCGGATTGCCGATGCGATCGAGGCCGGTGAAGGGGGGAATGCGGACATGGCCCTGCAAGAACTGGCAGCCTATACCATGCATCTTGCCCGGGATGTCATGGCGCGCAAGAACAGCTGA
- a CDS encoding TetR/AcrR family transcriptional regulator, whose translation MRVFWTHGYAGASIGMLSDAMHVPRATLYQLFGDKEGLFKAAVAHYGEVSFASVMEKLDSSGDLHTDLNGFFTGLIDFATKDPETLGCLIAVALADAAGSNKNMRDMLAGRFGMVENTLKTRLQRAQDKGQIPASPNAGDLAMMLAATARGLMVRARTGCAAEEMYPAARTVVDLCCGK comes from the coding sequence ATGCGGGTTTTCTGGACGCATGGCTATGCCGGGGCCTCGATCGGGATGTTAAGCGATGCGATGCATGTGCCGCGCGCCACGCTCTATCAGTTGTTCGGCGACAAAGAGGGACTGTTCAAGGCGGCGGTTGCCCATTACGGCGAGGTCAGCTTTGCCTCGGTGATGGAGAAACTGGACAGCAGCGGTGATCTGCACACCGATCTGAACGGGTTTTTCACCGGGCTGATTGATTTTGCCACCAAAGACCCCGAAACGCTGGGCTGTCTGATTGCCGTGGCGCTGGCCGATGCGGCAGGCAGCAACAAGAACATGCGCGATATGCTGGCAGGGCGGTTCGGCATGGTGGAAAACACCCTGAAAACCCGCCTGCAACGGGCACAGGACAAGGGCCAGATCCCTGCCAGTCCGAATGCAGGTGATCTGGCGATGATGCTGGCCGCCACCGCACGCGGGCTGATGGTGCGGGCACGCACGGGGTGTGCTGCCGAAGAAATGTATCCGGCGGCGCGCACTGTGGTTGACCTGTGTTGCGGGAAATAG
- a CDS encoding TrgA family protein, which produces MPSAIRLAGFVVFAAMGWVVSEMIIPLMPEGKNPGWFSIYNAILGAILGWTMMKPAVARSPSGPMGAGITTAVAIVVWGLFFYALAEMIKQSMRMRYDGPVEAVVNIFQIMMEYGVMIAAPAVIIAIFIFGAIGGLFCGAVAKRWP; this is translated from the coding sequence ATGCCCTCAGCAATACGTTTGGCCGGATTTGTTGTCTTTGCGGCAATGGGTTGGGTGGTTTCGGAAATGATAATCCCCTTGATGCCCGAAGGTAAAAATCCGGGTTGGTTTTCAATCTATAATGCCATTCTGGGGGCCATTCTGGGCTGGACCATGATGAAGCCGGCAGTGGCCAGAAGCCCCAGCGGCCCAATGGGCGCGGGGATTACCACAGCAGTTGCGATTGTTGTCTGGGGGCTGTTTTTCTATGCGCTGGCGGAAATGATCAAACAATCCATGCGGATGCGCTATGACGGGCCGGTCGAGGCCGTGGTCAATATCTTCCAGATCATGATGGAATACGGGGTGATGATCGCGGCTCCTGCTGTGATTATTGCTATATTCATTTTTGGCGCTATTGGCGGATTGTTTTGTGGCGCGGTTGCTAAACGCTGGCCTTAA